The Aspergillus luchuensis IFO 4308 DNA, chromosome 6, nearly complete sequence genome segment CTATTTAGTAGAAGATGTTCATACAGCGGGGTACTGGGTTATTTAGTTATTACATGGCTAGTCTTTCCGGTACGCGGTCCTTGTAATGTAGATGTTGAGTGGCATGTTGTATCTGTTATGAGTATTATTGGGAGTATGGTCTGGTATATCCGGACTTTGGGTGGATCATTATATCATCCCCCATGGGAATAGTAACCCTAGTTTTGTGGCTCATCTTTCATGTCGCGAGCATGTTAGACgaatagtactactacatctGACGATGGCTCGACGCACAGTATTACGCTCATTAGTGGTAGTCGCATAGTGGTATGTAATGACCCTATATCAATATACCATCGTAGTACACGCGTCATCTCAAGCATGCATTCTTGATCACAGCATTGTGTCTTCGTCGTTCACTTCACccaacacctccccctcagCCCCGACCATCCACCAAACATCCCAAACactccttgatctcctccccaccccacacccaatccctctcctccggctTCTCCGGGTCCGGATCCCTCAAAAACGCCTCCCGAAAAGTGACCACAAAAGGCCCACCCAGCACCTctaccaccccctccttcgACATCCTCACCTCCACCCGATGATCCAACTTCCCACCCTCATCACCCATCACCCACTTCTCAATCCCcaattcctccctcccaacatccatcaacaccaccgccctcaCATCCCCCTTACTCCACTCAAGCCACAACTTCGCCTCCCCCCTCAAATACTCCAATCCCTCCGGCCAGCCCACATGAAACACCAAACTTGGCCAGGTCCTCGCCCGTCCAGGGGGTAAGTCACGCGGCTGCCAACTCAGATCCGGCTCCTTCACGACGTCTCCTTCGGCCACGGTCGTAGCACCGAGTGGCCGGAGGGCAAATTTATCCAAAGTATATCTGAACATCAGGAAGTCGTTATCGAAGAGCCCCTTGGCTAGTTcttgtcgatgaggatggccCTTCATGATTAGCGTGCGGGAGCGGTAGTCGTAGGTGATGCGGGCTTTGGTCAGGAGGAATTGGTCTTGTTCTAGGTATGGGGTGATGAGGGTTGGTGGGAC includes the following:
- a CDS encoding uncharacterized protein (COG:S;~EggNog:ENOG410Q26A), which codes for MSSQNWLPNIPPSSLCTTYPYIRATLIHRLYKKTDPNQTPYLHFTNVPPTLITPYLEQDQFLLTKARITYDYRSRTLIMKGHPHRQELAKGLFDNDFLMFRYTLDKFALRPLGATTVAEGDVVKEPDLSWQPRDLPPGRARTWPSLVFHVGWPEGLEYLRGEAKLWLEWSKGDVRAVVLMDVGREELGIEKWVMGDEGGKLDHRVEVRMSKEGVVEVLGGPFVVTFREAFLRDPDPEKPEERDWVWGGEEIKECLGCLVDGRG